Within the Metasolibacillus fluoroglycofenilyticus genome, the region TTGCGCTCTGTAAAATGTATAGTGATTAACAAAAGAGGGGGGTTATGTTAATAATGAGGAAAAAGAGTATATTATTAACAATTATAAGCTTTACTTTACTTATGTTAGCTGCGTGTGGCATTGATAAAGAAGGCAACAAAGAAAGTACGGGGACAAATAATGGGGAAAAGCCATCATTTGATGTAGATTTTGTATCTATTTTAACAGGTGGTACGCAAGGTACCTACTATCCACTAGGTGGAACGTTTGCTGATTTGATTACGACTGAAACAGGTGTAAAAACAACAGCAGAGGTTTCTCAAGCGTCTGCTGCGAATATGACAGCACTGCAAAATGGTGAAGGTGAAATCGCTTTCGTACAAACGGATATTGCCTATTATGCAACAGAAGGTACGCTAATGTTCGAAGGTCAAAAGATTGATTCTGTATCTGCTTTAGGGGCTTTATATCCTGAAACGGTGCAGCTTGTAACATTGGCTAACTCTGGTATTAAATCATATGAAGATTTAAAAGGTAAAAAAGTATCAGTAGGGGCACCTGGTTCAGGTACTTATGCAAATGCTGAGCAATTACTTGAAATACATGGTCTAACAATGGCTGATATTAAGCCACAAAATTTAGACTTTGGTGAATCAACAGATGGTATTCAATCAGGGCAAATTGATGCAGCATTTATTACAGCTGGTTATCCAACAGGTGCTGTAGAATCTTTAAATGCAACAAATGGTGTATATATTATTCCTGTAACAGCTGATAAGGCTGATGAATTAATTGCGAAATATCCATATTACGCAAAGGATGCAATCCCAGCCGGCACATATGGCTTAAAAGAAGAAATCCCTGCGGTATCAGTAGGAGCAATGCTTGCAGTTAAAAAAGATTTACCGGAAGATTTAGTGTATGCAATGACAAAAGCAATTTATGATAATACAGATAAAATTAGTCATGCAAAAGGTGCGTTTATCAAAGCTGAAAGTGGATTAGACGGTATTGGAATTGAAGTGCACCCAGGTGCTCAAAAATATTTTGATGAAGTAAACAACTAATCTGAAAGAAGGCTCTGTTGCGTAGTGCTTCAGAGCCTTTTTCTTATTGAAAGGTATCTATTATGAAAAAATGGTACTTATTTGTTATTGGTGGTATACTGCTCATTATTTTTTTTATACCATTCGAAAGTGCTTTAATATTTACCGAAACAAAAGTAGATAAGGTTAAAATGTATTATTTAACATTGTATCAAGAGCGAGAGTTTCAAATTTTATTTACACATTCTATTCATAAAACAGATGTTATTGAATCATATGAAGTATTATCTAATAATGAATTGCGTCTTTTATCAATGCAATATGAGGATGTGGCTATCGGTATGCCTGGATACGCGGAAGAGGGGCAAACATTAACATACGATAATGGTGTTTATATTCTTTCCTATGATAATGCGAAACTACCTAACTTTAATTTATTTGTGGCGAATATAGATGCTTCGTTACAACTAATTTATCAATCTAATTATGTAGATTTGAAGCAACAGTTAGTAAGAGGGAAATCTTATTTATTTGAAGTTAAAAAACTTTCACTATATGAAAAAATGAAAGGAGCACGATTGTATGGAGAAAGAAAATAATAAAGAGCCTGTTGTTCAAAATGAAGGTTTTGAGCAACTCTCGGTAGAGGACCAACAAGCGCTACTAGAGAAATACGATATTGAATCAAACACGCGCAATATTTCCAGTATGTTTAAATATGTTATTTATGCAGGATTATTAATATTTTCTTTATTTCAATTATATACAGCTATATTTGGTTTGTTTCCGGCTCAAATTCAACGTACGATACACTTAGGCTTTGGTCTAACATTTATTTTCTTATTGTTTCCAGCTAGGCGTAAATCACGTAAGGATATAATACCGTATTATGATTATATTTTAGCAATTATTGCGATTTTAGTAGGCTCTTATTGGACGATTAATTACGAGCGTTTAGTACAAAGCTTAGGTCGATTAGAGCAAACGGATTTTATTGTTGGTCTTTTAGCGATTTTGCTAGTTTTAGAGGCTGCTAGACGTGCAGTAGGATTGCCAATCACAATTATTGCCTCACTTTTTTTGTTGTATGCTTATTTTGGACCGTATATGCCGAATTTTATGGCGCACAGAGGGCAAAGCATCGAAAGTATTGTCAATTTAATGTTTTATTCGACTGATGGAATTTTAGGTACACCAATTAGTGTATCGGCAACATTTATTTTCGTTTTCCTATTATTCGGAGCCTTTCTTGTGAAAACAGGAGTAGGTCAATATTTTAACGATTTAGCTGTGTCGCTGGCAGGGAAGCTAACAGGTGGTCCGGCAAAAGTCGCAATTTTCTCATCTGCATTGCAGGGGACAATTTCAGGCTCTTCCGTAGCGAACGTAGTTACATCGGGGTCTTATACAATCCCAATGATGAAAAAACTTGGCTATAAAAAGGAGTTTGCTGGTGCTGTAGAGGCATCTGCTTCAACTGGCGGTCAACTTATGCCACCGATTATGGGAGCCGCAGCGTTTTTAATGGTTGAGTTTATCGGACGAGGTGTAACATATTGGGATATTGCGAAAGCAGCAGCTATCCCTGCATTGCTTTACTTTACAGGTATTTGGATTATGACACATTTTGAGGCAAAGCGATTAGGGCTGAGAGGTCTTACGGACGAGGAATTGCCTAATCGTAAAGAAGTATTCAAGAAAATTTATTTATTATTGCCAATCGTTTTAATTATTGTCCTAATGCTAGTAGGCGTACCAGTTATGCATGCAGCATTGTATGGAGTGCTTGCTTGTATTCTAGTTGGCATGTTTAATAAAGATACACGCTTAGGTCCTCTTGATATTTTAGATGCTTTAGTTGATGGGGCGCGTACAGCGCTTGGTGTTGTTGCAGCGACAGCTTGTGCGGGAATTATTGTAGGCGTTGTTGTAAAAACAGGGTTAGGCTTATCATTAGCAAACAGTTTAGTAAAATTAGCTGGTGGTAGTATTTTACTGACATTAATATTTGTTATGATTGCATCGCTTATTTTAGGAATGGGTGCACCAACAACAGCTAACTATGTTATTACATCAACGATTGCGGCACCAGCAATTATCGCATTATTAGCGCCAAATACACCACAAGAGTTAGTGCCAGTAGTTATATTATTATCAGCGCATTTCTTTGTGTTTTATTTTGGTATTATAGCGGATATTACACCACCTGTAGCCCTTGCTGCCTTTGCAGCATCAGGTATTTCGGGAGGAGACCCTATCAAAACTGGTGTTAACTCTGCGAAGCTAGCGATAGCGGCATTCATTATTCCATATATGATTGTGTTCTCACCAGCGCTATTAATGATTGATGTAACAATTTTACAAATTGTTTGGGTAGTATTTACAGCTATAATGGGTATGATTGCAATCGGTGCAGGTGTTATTGGCTATTGGTATAGAAAATTATATTGGATTGAAAGAATCATTGCTATTGTTGCTGGGCTAGCAATGGTTTACCCAGAATCAATTTCGGATATTTCTGGATTAGTTGTATTTGGTATTATGGTTGCTATTCAAATCATGACAAAAAATAAAGGTGGAGGAGTAGCACAAGTTAAAGCTTAGACTTTAATTGCAACCTCGGCGTAATTGATTAAGCAAACCTAGGTATAAAAGCATAAAACCTATCTCTTTAAGGGATAGGTTTTATGCTTTTTATGCATATAATGAATTAATGACTTGCACATGAAAAAGCAGCATAGTATTATATCAATAATCAGAAAATTCTTTAAAAGGAAGGGTGTTATGGATGGGAAAAATCTTATCCTCTAATCTTGAAACATATTTATTAGACGAAGAGTTAGAGCTAGAACGTAATGAGGAAATGGACGCTTTTAAAGAGGGCGATACTTATGAGCACTATCCAGCGGGTTTCTTTACGGGCTTATAAAAAAAGCGTTGTCCGAAAGGAGGGCACTGAAAAACTAGTAATTCTCAAAAAAAATTGTGAATAACTTTGATTTTTTTGGACTTAATCTACATGAAAGTCAGAATTACATCAGAATTTTTCGAGACAATTCACTTTTTCAGTAACTTCCCAAAAAGTCCATTTTATTTTGACACCACATTGAAATAAATGTTTTCATCGCTTCCCTTTTACTGAAGGAGTACACTGCTAAAGCCAATATTCATCTCATTTCAAAAGAGGTATTTTCTGTTTATATGAATCAACATTTTGTGAAACATCATCGCTACTGTCCAAAATGCCGGCTATGCACGGCTTTTTGGACAGCACCTTTTTGTTTACGCTATAATAAAATGAAACTTCAATCTGTGGAAGCTTTCGCATGATTTCCACTGGTTGTTAGCCGAACGAATCGTGCTTACTAGCTTGTTAATGCAGGATAAAGAAGTTTAGAAAAACAGAACGGTGTGGTGACATAATGCTTTATAAAGGGCAGTTAGGAAAACATGAGTTTTATGTAGAGCGTCTGGCGGCAGAGCAACTAGCTGAAATCGAGATGCTACAGCAGATGGTTTGTGATGCGCTTGAGGATAAGACAATTTTACAGCCTCTTAGTAAGGAAGAGTTATTATATATTTTAAATGGCAATGGCATAATGATTGGGGCATTTGCTGACAGCCAGCTTATTGCAGTTCGTGCTTTATTGGAGCCGGATGTAGAGGAAAAGGAGCACTTGGGGCTGGATGTTGGTGCGAAAAATTTAGCGCGTGTGCTTTATCAGGAAATTTCTTTTATACATCCCAAATTTCGTGGGTATGGTTTGCAGCAAACATTAGCAACTATCGTAATGACACAGGTGGATATGGCGAAGTATGATTGGGTTTGCGCTACGGTGAAGCCTTATAATATTGCAAGCCTAAAGGATAAACTTGTGCAAAATATATATATTCGTGCACTGAAATATAAATATGGTGGAAAACTGCGCTACGTGATGGCGAAGCCTTTACATAAAGAACAGTCATTTACAGGTGGGGAGCTTGTTATTGCAATGGGCGATGTGGAGGCACAGCAGCAAGCTTTACGCGATGGCTATATAGGTATAGCGATTGAAAAGCGTGGGGAGGAATGGTTTGTTCAATTTGGTAGGTTAAAAGACCCAGTTCGCTCACAAAGGAGAGAAATTCGCTCATAAAATAACCAGATTCGCTCATAAGAATTATCCAAAAAGGCTGATTTCAGTGGAAAACGCTAGAAAAGCGTGCATAGCACTGCTTTTCTGGCGCCTTATTTATTTCAATGGACAAAATCCACAAGCCATTAAACCGGGAATGTCCTTTGATTGGCAGCAGCTTTTGCGCACGGGGACATTTAGCAACTGTGAAGGGTGCTTGCCGCCTGTATAATTTAAAAAGAGAGATTTATCTGCAATATAACTCCATACTTTTGTTCCTTCAAGTATTTCTAAGTCCTCATATGCTCGGTCAGCCAGTGCTGGGTTTTCAAGTAATGTGTGATAATGCCATATGAGATAGCCAAAAATATTTTCCCACATCACAAGGGGAGAAATAGAAGTTGTTTTACGCAACTGCTGTATAATTTCAAAAGTTTGTTTGTATAAGATTTTTTGGATAACGGCCTCACGCTCGTTGTCTTCCACATAGCGAAAATCATTTGCTGTAATAAATGTACCAAGTGTATTGATACCGTACTCATGTACAAGTGCAAAGCGAATATCTTCTAGTTTTCCATCCCAAACCTCGTCATAGGTTGCAAGCATATAAAATTGCATAGCTACAAACATGCCATAGCGGCGAGTGAAATGAGAAATAGCGGCTGTTTCAGTTGCCGCCTGTGTTATTCCCATCATTAGATTGCGGAAATCTGTTAAATAAAAATCCTTTTGTAAATTAGCAAGCGTAAATAAGGGGCGTTCAGGATTTTCTGTATAAATACTATAGGAATTTAATTGTCGTATTTGATCATAGGATAATGCGGGCATAGACTCACCTTTTTTCATATATCATAACATTTTCTACAACGAAAATAAAAATCAATAAATAATGTTGACAAGTTAAATGAAAACGATTATCATTATCATTGTAAGCATTACTCATATGCAATACAGTGCTTATGAGCTTGAACTTTAGCTACTTTTCTCCAGAAGTTCGCTAGTTCAAAATACGTTCTACCCCCCTCATTTTAGAACGTAAATTTTTTTACCCTTTATATTTTCTTCAAAGCTTCTCTTGTGAGAGCCAATTTGAGCCGATCCCTAGCCATAGGATCGGCTTTTTTTTGTCTAGGAAAGTATAAAATTCCTTATTCCCCGTGAACTGAAAGTCTACTTTATACCCATATCGTTTCCCATTTTAGTCGAATTGAGTGTATTAACAAAACCTCACTCTACAGATATGCCCGTGCGCTTTGCAACGAGCATTGTATGATAGCTATGTAGCAGCATACCGATAATAATAATAGCTAGCCCCATCAGCGCAATTGGTGTTGGAAGGGGAATACCTAAAAGTAGCATTTCACCAATAATAACAAAGACAACCTCAGTTGATTGTGTTGCCTCTACAGCAGCAAGTTTTCCTTGATTGTCACGCACACGGTCAGTGGCGATAAAGAATAATGTAGTGGCGATAACACCTGAGCTTACTCCAACAAGCAGTGATTGAAAGATTTGATTACCTGACGGCAGACCGACAGTTATAAGCGCGTATATCGCCATTATAATCCAAGCAGGCAAGGATGCAATTGTCATACCTAGTACACGCTGGAATGTATCAATGCGACCACCACATACATCCATCATTTTGCGATTACCAAGTGGATAAGCAAAGGCGGCAATTAATACAGGGAAAATCCCGAGCATAAGGGCGCTTGTAGAGACAGATTTAGCGTGTGGAATTTGTATTAATAATATGCCGATTAGTATAATGCATGAAATAAGCAGTGCTGTCATCGGAATTTTTTGACGTACCTTTTGATTTGCGATAACTGTAACAAAAAGTGGCGCTAGTAATACACCTGCTACAATTGTAAATTGCCAAGTGCCAGAAACAAGCCAGCCCGGTCCGTATGCAGCAGCAAATGTTAAAGGCGCATAAAATAATACGAAGCCTACAAAGCTCCACAGTAACCACTGGCGAGGATGTGCCTTCATTTCATTATGTAGTTGCCGATAATTTCTGCGATAGAGGACGATAGCAATTAAAAATGGCAGCATAAAAAAATAGCGCAAGGAAGCACTCCATAGCCAGCTACCACCATCTAGTTCCATCGAGTGATTCAAAATAAAAGTAAAAGCAAAAAATAGTGCTGCAATAATACCTATTAGTATTTCCTTCATTAATCTAGGCACCTCCCTGTAACTGAATATTCAGAATATAAAATTTAGAAAAAGGGCGTGTCTGAAAAGATATTTTGGGACACGCCTTAGCGGATATTTAACGTTTTTAGCAATATTTTTTGTACCGAAAGCGTAGCGACAGATACAGAAATCTCTTAATTCTATGGATAGCTAGACGTCCGCTGATAAAGAAGAACTCAGTCTAATATTATCGCAACACGTGCACAGGTGACTGATTGACCAATATCATGTTTCTGCGAATGTCTCAGGATGTGACGATTTTAGGTTAATTTTTACCAATTAGCTCGAAAAATCTGGATGAAAGTTAGCTGAGGCTATCAGAAAAGGAATTCCTGTTCTGATAGCTCCTTATGCTCAGATTAGAGGACACCCTAGTAAGCTAACAGTTACAATTAAGCACGCACTTCAAATGCCTGAATAATTTCTAAAATAACTTCTGTTGCTTTTTCCATCGTTTCTGCTGATACATATTCAAATTTACCATGCATGTTTTCGCCACCAGCAAAAATATTCGGTGTTGGTAAGCCCATATAAGATAGTTGTGAACCATCAGTGCCACCGCGTACTGGCTCGATAATTGGCGTAATGCCAAGCTTTATCATAGCGTCTTTAGCGATGTCAACAATTTCCATTACAGGTT harbors:
- a CDS encoding DMT family transporter produces the protein MKEILIGIIAALFFAFTFILNHSMELDGGSWLWSASLRYFFMLPFLIAIVLYRRNYRQLHNEMKAHPRQWLLWSFVGFVLFYAPLTFAAAYGPGWLVSGTWQFTIVAGVLLAPLFVTVIANQKVRQKIPMTALLISCIILIGILLIQIPHAKSVSTSALMLGIFPVLIAAFAYPLGNRKMMDVCGGRIDTFQRVLGMTIASLPAWIIMAIYALITVGLPSGNQIFQSLLVGVSSGVIATTLFFIATDRVRDNQGKLAAVEATQSTEVVFVIIGEMLLLGIPLPTPIALMGLAIIIIGMLLHSYHTMLVAKRTGISVE
- a CDS encoding DUF1850 domain-containing protein — encoded protein: MKKWYLFVIGGILLIIFFIPFESALIFTETKVDKVKMYYLTLYQEREFQILFTHSIHKTDVIESYEVLSNNELRLLSMQYEDVAIGMPGYAEEGQTLTYDNGVYILSYDNAKLPNFNLFVANIDASLQLIYQSNYVDLKQQLVRGKSYLFEVKKLSLYEKMKGARLYGERK
- a CDS encoding TRAP transporter permease; this translates as MEKENNKEPVVQNEGFEQLSVEDQQALLEKYDIESNTRNISSMFKYVIYAGLLIFSLFQLYTAIFGLFPAQIQRTIHLGFGLTFIFLLFPARRKSRKDIIPYYDYILAIIAILVGSYWTINYERLVQSLGRLEQTDFIVGLLAILLVLEAARRAVGLPITIIASLFLLYAYFGPYMPNFMAHRGQSIESIVNLMFYSTDGILGTPISVSATFIFVFLLFGAFLVKTGVGQYFNDLAVSLAGKLTGGPAKVAIFSSALQGTISGSSVANVVTSGSYTIPMMKKLGYKKEFAGAVEASASTGGQLMPPIMGAAAFLMVEFIGRGVTYWDIAKAAAIPALLYFTGIWIMTHFEAKRLGLRGLTDEELPNRKEVFKKIYLLLPIVLIIVLMLVGVPVMHAALYGVLACILVGMFNKDTRLGPLDILDALVDGARTALGVVAATACAGIIVGVVVKTGLGLSLANSLVKLAGGSILLTLIFVMIASLILGMGAPTTANYVITSTIAAPAIIALLAPNTPQELVPVVILLSAHFFVFYFGIIADITPPVALAAFAASGISGGDPIKTGVNSAKLAIAAFIIPYMIVFSPALLMIDVTILQIVWVVFTAIMGMIAIGAGVIGYWYRKLYWIERIIAIVAGLAMVYPESISDISGLVVFGIMVAIQIMTKNKGGGVAQVKA
- a CDS encoding N-acetyltransferase, with protein sequence MLYKGQLGKHEFYVERLAAEQLAEIEMLQQMVCDALEDKTILQPLSKEELLYILNGNGIMIGAFADSQLIAVRALLEPDVEEKEHLGLDVGAKNLARVLYQEISFIHPKFRGYGLQQTLATIVMTQVDMAKYDWVCATVKPYNIASLKDKLVQNIYIRALKYKYGGKLRYVMAKPLHKEQSFTGGELVIAMGDVEAQQQALRDGYIGIAIEKRGEEWFVQFGRLKDPVRSQRREIRS
- a CDS encoding TAXI family TRAP transporter solute-binding subunit, producing the protein MRKKSILLTIISFTLLMLAACGIDKEGNKESTGTNNGEKPSFDVDFVSILTGGTQGTYYPLGGTFADLITTETGVKTTAEVSQASAANMTALQNGEGEIAFVQTDIAYYATEGTLMFEGQKIDSVSALGALYPETVQLVTLANSGIKSYEDLKGKKVSVGAPGSGTYANAEQLLEIHGLTMADIKPQNLDFGESTDGIQSGQIDAAFITAGYPTGAVESLNATNGVYIIPVTADKADELIAKYPYYAKDAIPAGTYGLKEEIPAVSVGAMLAVKKDLPEDLVYAMTKAIYDNTDKISHAKGAFIKAESGLDGIGIEVHPGAQKYFDEVNN
- a CDS encoding Fe-S oxidoreductase, producing MPALSYDQIRQLNSYSIYTENPERPLFTLANLQKDFYLTDFRNLMMGITQAATETAAISHFTRRYGMFVAMQFYMLATYDEVWDGKLEDIRFALVHEYGINTLGTFITANDFRYVEDNEREAVIQKILYKQTFEIIQQLRKTTSISPLVMWENIFGYLIWHYHTLLENPALADRAYEDLEILEGTKVWSYIADKSLFLNYTGGKHPSQLLNVPVRKSCCQSKDIPGLMACGFCPLK